In Micromonospora sp. NBC_01813, the following are encoded in one genomic region:
- a CDS encoding sigma-70 family RNA polymerase sigma factor, translating into MVAEAGVPQLLAVARAGDGDAFGRLVGPLRDELRAYCYRMLGSVHDAEDAVQDTLDRAWRSLDRFEDRGSIRPWLYRIATNRALTIIERRGRRELPTDLSPQGAPLVETAWLGPYPDRLMGWTAQLSPEAEVIARESVELAFVAALQHLSASHRAVLLLRDVLGYPASEVADLLDTTVAGVNSALQRARKVVAELHSEPSQRRTLAALGDAAQQEVARRYLTAWQAGDLETIVAMLTEDARFSMPPLTTWYAGRDQIRGFLVDAVLGYRWRFLPTWANGQLAFGTYMWSDDRAAYVPAGLDVLTLRGRQVAEVVSFLDADFPAFGLPAELTGDDPAR; encoded by the coding sequence GTGGTCGCCGAGGCTGGCGTACCGCAGTTGTTGGCCGTGGCGCGGGCGGGTGACGGCGACGCCTTCGGCCGCCTCGTCGGACCGCTACGCGACGAGCTACGGGCGTACTGCTACCGCATGCTGGGCTCGGTGCACGACGCCGAGGACGCGGTCCAGGACACCCTGGACCGGGCATGGCGCAGCCTGGACCGTTTCGAGGACCGCGGATCGATCCGGCCGTGGCTGTACCGGATCGCGACGAACCGGGCGCTGACCATCATCGAGCGCCGGGGCAGACGCGAACTGCCCACCGATCTGAGCCCGCAGGGGGCGCCGCTGGTCGAGACGGCGTGGCTGGGTCCGTACCCGGATCGGTTGATGGGGTGGACGGCGCAGCTGAGCCCGGAGGCCGAGGTGATCGCCCGGGAAAGCGTCGAGTTGGCGTTCGTCGCCGCGCTGCAGCACCTGTCCGCGTCGCACCGAGCCGTTCTGCTGCTGCGCGACGTGCTCGGCTACCCCGCCAGCGAGGTCGCCGACCTGCTGGACACGACCGTCGCCGGTGTCAACAGCGCCCTGCAACGCGCCCGCAAGGTCGTCGCCGAGCTGCATTCGGAGCCCAGCCAGCGGCGGACCCTCGCCGCGCTCGGCGACGCGGCCCAGCAGGAGGTGGCCCGGCGCTACCTGACCGCGTGGCAGGCCGGTGACCTCGAGACCATCGTGGCGATGCTGACCGAGGACGCCCGTTTCTCGATGCCACCGCTGACGACCTGGTACGCGGGCCGCGACCAGATCCGTGGCTTCCTGGTCGACGCGGTGCTGGGGTATCGCTGGCGGTTCCTGCCGACCTGGGCGAACGGGCAGCTCGCCTTCGGCACGTACATGTGGAGCGACGATCGGGCCGCGTACGTCCCGGCGGGTTTGGATGTGCTCACGCTGCGCGGCCGGCAGGTGGCCGAGGTGGTCTCCTTCCTCGATGCCGACTTCCCGGCCTTCGGTCTGCCCGCCGAGCTGACCGGAGACGACCCGGCGCGATGA
- a CDS encoding Hsp70 family protein, with amino-acid sequence MSSALRLGIDFGTSNTVAVLAGPDGRPAPLLFDGWPVLSSAVCLDGSGRLLVGRDAEHALSRVPGRFEPHPKQRIDDGVVLLDAVEIPVATLIGAVLSRVAAEARRVGGAAPVSVTLTYPAAWGEPRQRVLRDASLAAGLGPVSLVAEPVAAASHFARSDPAWPADSPALVYDLGAGTFDASVVRRRPDGVEVLATSGLADVGGLDVDAVLFGALGEVYGSRHPELWRRLSHPASDGDRRASRQLWDEIRRAKEMVARHASATIFIPLIEVDAPLGREQLDTLARPVLDRTVAAAQAALRAAGVSRPGRVYLVGGASRMPLVASVLHRAFGVPPTVLDQPEMVVAMGSLLAAPVAPSSPVRGPAEVSAPSSLVHAPLQVSAPGAPAGPEVAAAPSGALAAVRTRRGRRVAAVVAAGVLVLALVPVVSSRLTDGSSGETPTPTPTLGSIAPFRTGVLSTAEFDDLSSIDISPDGKLLVASGNSDTLRVWNLDTAAQVGGPTALPASVGGALFAPDGQSIIAQDVASGIRWFDLTTRRAVGPALPTSNTTASLSLSRDGSRLLSTGSGNEIFVWDVATRARVAHVVTRETPYEMWSSAISSDGRLAAVGYADNTAEVWDLATGKRRGPVITGHTTLPSGDDPACVASVAFSPDSRILATGGCDRTVRLWDLDGNEPLGGPLAGTGSVHRLAFSADGGRLFAGTGTQILGWDVGTRQPVGEPMPAGSRTFWLALTPDGERLASGHQDGSIRIWPVP; translated from the coding sequence GTGTCGTCCGCACTCCGCCTCGGCATCGACTTCGGCACGTCCAACACGGTTGCGGTGTTGGCGGGGCCGGATGGCCGGCCTGCTCCGCTGCTGTTCGACGGTTGGCCGGTGCTGTCCTCGGCCGTGTGCCTCGACGGATCGGGCAGGCTGCTGGTCGGCCGCGACGCGGAGCATGCCCTGTCGCGGGTCCCGGGTCGGTTCGAGCCCCACCCCAAACAGCGTATCGATGACGGCGTGGTGCTGTTGGACGCCGTGGAGATACCGGTGGCGACGCTCATCGGCGCGGTGCTGTCCCGGGTCGCCGCCGAGGCCCGTCGGGTGGGCGGCGCGGCGCCGGTCTCGGTCACGCTGACCTATCCGGCCGCTTGGGGTGAGCCCCGGCAGCGGGTTCTGCGCGACGCCTCGCTCGCGGCAGGTCTCGGCCCGGTCAGCCTGGTGGCGGAGCCGGTCGCCGCGGCGAGCCATTTCGCCCGCTCGGATCCGGCCTGGCCGGCCGACTCACCTGCGCTTGTCTACGATCTTGGTGCGGGCACGTTCGACGCGTCGGTCGTGCGCCGCCGCCCTGATGGTGTGGAGGTGCTCGCCACGAGCGGCCTGGCCGATGTCGGCGGGCTCGACGTGGACGCCGTGCTGTTCGGCGCGCTCGGCGAGGTGTACGGGTCACGACATCCGGAGTTGTGGCGACGGCTCAGCCATCCGGCGTCCGATGGTGACCGGCGGGCGAGCCGGCAACTGTGGGACGAGATCCGCCGAGCCAAGGAGATGGTGGCTCGCCACGCGTCGGCGACGATCTTCATCCCGTTGATCGAGGTGGACGCGCCGCTTGGTCGTGAGCAACTCGACACCCTGGCCCGGCCCGTGCTCGACCGGACGGTGGCGGCAGCTCAGGCGGCGTTGCGGGCGGCCGGAGTGTCCAGGCCTGGGCGGGTCTACCTGGTCGGCGGCGCCAGCCGCATGCCGCTGGTCGCCAGTGTGCTGCACCGGGCGTTCGGTGTACCGCCGACCGTGCTCGACCAGCCGGAGATGGTGGTCGCGATGGGCAGCCTGCTGGCCGCGCCGGTGGCGCCGTCGTCGCCGGTTCGCGGGCCGGCGGAGGTGAGTGCGCCGTCGTCGCTGGTTCACGCTCCGTTGCAGGTGAGTGCGCCGGGTGCGCCGGCCGGTCCGGAGGTTGCGGCCGCGCCGAGCGGGGCGCTGGCGGCCGTTCGGACCAGACGCGGACGGCGAGTGGCGGCGGTGGTCGCTGCCGGGGTACTGGTGCTGGCGTTGGTTCCGGTCGTGTCGTCGAGGCTGACCGATGGTTCGTCCGGCGAAACACCGACACCGACACCGACGCTGGGGTCGATCGCGCCGTTTCGCACCGGTGTGCTGTCGACCGCGGAATTTGACGATTTGTCGAGCATCGACATCAGTCCGGACGGCAAGCTGCTCGTCGCGAGCGGAAACTCGGACACGCTACGGGTCTGGAATCTCGACACCGCCGCGCAGGTCGGTGGCCCGACGGCATTGCCGGCCAGCGTGGGTGGCGCACTCTTCGCCCCGGACGGGCAGTCGATCATCGCCCAGGACGTCGCCTCGGGGATCCGGTGGTTCGATCTGACGACCCGGCGAGCGGTCGGCCCGGCACTGCCGACGTCGAACACGACTGCGAGTCTGTCGCTCAGCCGCGACGGTAGCCGGCTGCTCAGCACCGGTAGCGGCAATGAGATATTCGTGTGGGACGTCGCCACCCGGGCGCGGGTCGCTCATGTGGTCACCCGCGAGACACCGTACGAAATGTGGTCGTCCGCCATCAGTTCGGACGGCAGGCTGGCTGCCGTGGGCTACGCCGACAACACCGCTGAGGTCTGGGACCTGGCCACCGGGAAGCGACGTGGGCCGGTCATCACCGGCCACACCACGCTGCCGTCGGGCGACGACCCTGCCTGCGTGGCCTCGGTTGCGTTCAGCCCGGACAGCCGGATCCTCGCCACCGGTGGTTGCGACCGGACCGTACGGCTGTGGGATCTTGACGGCAACGAACCTCTCGGTGGTCCGTTGGCGGGCACCGGCAGTGTCCACCGACTTGCGTTCAGCGCCGATGGCGGCCGGTTGTTCGCGGGGACCGGCACCCAGATCCTCGGGTGGGATGTCGGCACCCGCCAGCCGGTCGGCGAGCCCATGCCGGCGGGCAGCAGGACGTTCTGGCTGGCGCTCACCCCGGATGGCGAGCGGCTGGCCTCCGGTCACCAGGACGGGTCGATCCGGATCTGGCCGGTGCCGTAG
- a CDS encoding PaaX family transcriptional regulator has product MTSPFNIEEIYPDDTDHPVRLPRRQTGSSPQGLAVTLLADYTLRTSAWLPSAAIVALLAEADVSPTGARTAISRLARRGVLEGSRNGRNSSYRLTQTAAISLSIGGNWILTATTTPPRWDGHWTLIAFSLPQDQSAQRRTLRGQLRWMGFAPLYDGLWISPRPLPEPARAHLAKLTLGAIAIFHGRHVDLGTAAGRDPLDAWDIEEISQQYEDFLHRWRALLPRIRAGQVTGAAAVQARTEVMDTFRRFPTLDPRLPVELLPAGWLREPSREVFAAVYDGLAEIAEQHVRDVVARFADGNALSDIQAHTTADLLTGVRHPAYGDPARA; this is encoded by the coding sequence GTGACAAGCCCGTTCAACATCGAGGAGATCTACCCCGACGACACGGACCACCCGGTACGGCTACCCCGACGGCAGACGGGAAGCTCCCCCCAGGGCCTCGCCGTGACGCTGCTGGCCGACTACACCCTGCGGACCAGCGCCTGGCTGCCATCAGCAGCCATCGTCGCCCTGCTCGCCGAAGCCGACGTGAGCCCCACCGGCGCCCGCACCGCGATCAGCCGGCTCGCCCGCCGAGGCGTACTCGAAGGAAGCCGCAACGGCCGCAACAGCTCCTACCGGCTCACCCAGACCGCCGCGATCAGCCTGTCCATCGGCGGAAACTGGATCCTCACCGCCACCACGACACCCCCGCGATGGGACGGACACTGGACCCTCATCGCCTTCTCGCTGCCCCAGGATCAGAGCGCCCAGCGACGCACCCTGCGCGGCCAGCTGCGATGGATGGGCTTCGCGCCGCTCTACGACGGACTGTGGATCTCACCGCGTCCACTACCCGAGCCAGCCAGAGCCCACCTCGCCAAACTCACCCTCGGCGCCATCGCCATCTTCCACGGACGCCACGTCGACCTCGGCACGGCCGCCGGCCGTGACCCCCTCGACGCCTGGGACATCGAAGAGATCAGCCAACAGTACGAAGACTTCCTGCACCGCTGGCGCGCACTACTCCCCCGCATCCGGGCCGGCCAGGTCACCGGGGCCGCAGCCGTACAGGCCCGGACCGAGGTCATGGACACCTTCCGCCGCTTCCCCACCCTGGACCCGCGCCTCCCGGTCGAACTGCTGCCAGCCGGCTGGCTGCGGGAACCCTCCCGCGAGGTTTTCGCCGCCGTCTACGACGGGCTGGCCGAAATCGCCGAGCAGCATGTCAGGGACGTCGTCGCCCGCTTCGCCGACGGCAACGCGCTCTCCGACATCCAGGCCCACACCACCGCCGACCTGCTCACCGGCGTACGCCACCCGGCGTACGGCGATCCGGCCAGGGCCTGA
- a CDS encoding extracellular catalytic domain type 1 short-chain-length polyhydroxyalkanoate depolymerase: MRIKRKLLMGMAMSLVAAGLVMPALTPAHAASLVEVTSFGNNPGGMRMHVYVPDTRPTNPAIVVAMHGCGGNGPGFYSGSEFAGQADRYGFIVIYPSAMQQAGFGNCFDVWSAAAKQRNGGSDPVSIMSMVNYVQQQYRGDPNRVYATGSSSGGMMTNHMLALYPDVFKAGAAFMGVPFNCFANAADYPPGSSQCTGGNMNRTPQQWGDAVRQAYPGYSGPRPRVQLWHGTNDTLVPYSLLQEAVEQWTNVFGLSQTPTSTDTPQANWNRRRFADNSGTVQVEAYAIQGAGHSLPSGGMAAAAVTFFGLTAPPPTTAPPTTAPPTTAPPTTAPPTTAPPTTAPPTTAPPTTPPPTSGACRVTATVNAWNNGLTENFTIRNTGSSAINGWSLVFTLPGGQNITGGWNASYSPSSGQVTARNMSYNGSIPVNGQVDIGFQATHTGNTAKPSSFTLNGAVCTVA; encoded by the coding sequence ATGAGGATCAAACGAAAACTGCTGATGGGCATGGCCATGTCGTTGGTGGCCGCCGGCCTGGTGATGCCCGCGCTCACCCCGGCGCACGCGGCATCGCTGGTCGAGGTGACCAGCTTCGGTAACAACCCGGGCGGCATGCGGATGCACGTCTACGTGCCGGACACCCGCCCGACCAACCCGGCGATCGTCGTGGCCATGCACGGCTGCGGCGGCAACGGCCCCGGCTTCTACTCGGGCAGCGAGTTCGCCGGCCAGGCCGACCGGTACGGCTTCATCGTGATCTACCCGAGCGCGATGCAGCAGGCCGGGTTCGGCAACTGCTTCGACGTCTGGTCGGCCGCCGCCAAGCAGCGCAACGGTGGCAGCGACCCGGTGTCGATCATGTCGATGGTCAACTACGTGCAGCAGCAGTACCGGGGCGACCCCAACCGGGTGTACGCCACCGGCAGCTCGTCCGGCGGCATGATGACCAACCACATGTTGGCGCTGTATCCGGACGTGTTCAAGGCCGGCGCGGCGTTCATGGGGGTGCCGTTCAACTGCTTTGCCAACGCGGCCGACTATCCGCCGGGGAGCAGCCAGTGCACCGGTGGGAACATGAACCGTACGCCGCAGCAGTGGGGTGACGCGGTCCGCCAGGCGTACCCGGGCTACTCCGGCCCACGTCCACGGGTGCAGCTGTGGCACGGCACCAACGACACCCTGGTGCCGTACAGCCTGCTACAGGAGGCCGTCGAGCAGTGGACCAACGTGTTCGGGCTGAGCCAGACTCCGACGTCGACGGACACCCCGCAGGCCAACTGGAACCGCCGCCGCTTCGCTGACAACTCCGGCACCGTCCAGGTGGAGGCGTACGCGATCCAGGGCGCCGGGCACAGCCTGCCCAGCGGCGGCATGGCCGCCGCCGCCGTCACGTTCTTCGGCCTGACCGCACCACCGCCGACCACCGCACCTCCGACCACCGCGCCGCCGACGACGGCACCTCCGACCACCGCACCACCGACGACGGCGCCGCCGACCACCGCACCACCGACCACCGCACCCCCGACGACCCCGCCGCCCACGTCCGGCGCCTGTCGGGTGACCGCCACGGTCAACGCCTGGAACAACGGCCTGACCGAGAACTTCACCATCAGGAACACCGGTTCCAGCGCCATCAACGGCTGGTCCCTGGTCTTCACCCTGCCGGGCGGCCAGAACATCACCGGTGGCTGGAACGCGTCGTACTCTCCGTCCTCCGGGCAGGTCACCGCCCGGAACATGTCCTACAACGGGTCCATCCCGGTCAACGGGCAGGTCGACATCGGCTTCCAGGCGACCCACACCGGTAACACCGCCAAGCCGAGTTCGTTCACCCTCAACGGGGCTGTCTGCACCGTAGCCTGA
- a CDS encoding S8 family serine peptidase, which produces MSRRFTAGAVATATALALLGAIPAGPAAAAPDTSDDAAEYTVVAEAGTSSTAAVAAIEAAGGTVVGSTVDVGMYQVVTDDAAFAAKVAAAPALLGAAEKRPVGYAPRARFDAVEQEHRIVGGRSAGAAGNRGAQMDPLDEKLWGLTMMRADKSRKVEPGERGVTVGILDTGIDGQHPDIAPNFSYSLSRNFAPDIVDIDGECEVASCLDPVDRDDSGHGTHVAGTIGAAANGFGLSGVAPKVTLVALKGGQDSGYFFLDSVVNALVYAGDAGIDVVNMSFYIDPWLYNCLNNPADSAEEQASQRATIEAVNRALHYAHKRGVTLVGSLGNNHEDLGSPRDDTSSPNYGGTPRLRPIDNATCWDLPVEGAHVIGVSSVGPSKAKADYSNYGTEQISVAAPGGWFRDGFGTPTHRTYDNTILSSYPLHVLQEEGLVDADGNIVPGAESMVVKECTAAGVCGYYTYLQGTSMASPHVSGVAALIVSKYGKRDARRGGLTLDPDKVESHLYRTAAKTACPQPRLVSYANEDRSPEWDAYCSGGKNFNGFYGHGIVDAFAAVTKPLHHH; this is translated from the coding sequence GTGAGCAGACGCTTCACCGCCGGTGCCGTCGCGACCGCGACGGCATTGGCCCTGCTGGGTGCCATACCGGCCGGACCGGCCGCGGCCGCCCCGGACACTTCGGACGACGCCGCCGAGTACACGGTGGTCGCCGAGGCCGGCACCAGTTCCACCGCCGCCGTCGCCGCGATCGAAGCCGCCGGCGGCACCGTGGTCGGCAGCACCGTCGACGTCGGCATGTACCAGGTCGTCACCGACGACGCCGCATTCGCCGCCAAGGTCGCCGCCGCGCCAGCGCTGCTCGGCGCGGCCGAGAAGCGCCCCGTCGGCTACGCCCCCCGCGCCCGCTTCGACGCCGTCGAGCAGGAGCACCGGATCGTCGGCGGCAGGTCCGCCGGGGCGGCCGGCAACCGTGGCGCCCAGATGGACCCGCTCGACGAGAAGCTGTGGGGCCTGACGATGATGCGGGCCGACAAGTCCCGCAAGGTCGAGCCGGGCGAGCGCGGCGTGACCGTCGGAATCCTGGACACCGGCATCGACGGCCAGCACCCCGACATCGCGCCCAACTTCAGCTACTCGCTGTCACGCAACTTCGCCCCCGACATCGTCGACATCGACGGGGAGTGCGAGGTGGCCAGCTGCCTCGACCCGGTCGACCGTGACGACAGCGGCCACGGCACCCACGTCGCCGGCACGATCGGTGCCGCCGCCAACGGCTTCGGCCTGTCCGGCGTGGCGCCGAAGGTCACCCTGGTTGCGCTCAAGGGCGGCCAGGACTCCGGCTACTTCTTCCTCGACTCGGTGGTCAACGCCCTCGTCTACGCCGGGGACGCCGGCATCGACGTGGTCAACATGTCGTTCTACATCGACCCGTGGCTGTACAACTGCCTGAACAACCCCGCCGACTCCGCCGAGGAGCAGGCCTCGCAGCGGGCCACTATCGAGGCGGTCAACCGGGCCCTGCACTACGCGCACAAGCGCGGCGTCACCCTGGTCGGCTCGCTCGGCAACAACCACGAGGACCTTGGCAGCCCGCGCGACGACACGTCGAGCCCGAACTACGGCGGCACCCCACGGCTGCGTCCGATCGACAACGCCACCTGCTGGGACCTGCCGGTCGAAGGGGCGCACGTGATCGGTGTGTCGTCGGTCGGCCCGTCGAAGGCCAAGGCCGACTACTCCAACTACGGCACCGAGCAGATCTCGGTCGCCGCGCCGGGCGGCTGGTTCCGCGACGGTTTCGGCACCCCGACCCACCGCACGTACGACAACACGATCCTGTCGTCGTATCCGCTGCACGTGCTGCAGGAGGAGGGACTGGTGGACGCGGACGGCAACATCGTGCCGGGCGCCGAGTCGATGGTGGTCAAGGAGTGCACCGCCGCCGGGGTCTGCGGCTACTACACCTACCTGCAGGGCACCTCGATGGCGTCGCCGCACGTCTCCGGGGTGGCCGCGCTGATCGTCAGCAAGTACGGCAAGCGCGACGCCCGCCGGGGCGGGTTGACCCTGGACCCGGACAAGGTGGAGTCGCACCTGTACCGGACCGCCGCCAAGACCGCCTGCCCGCAGCCGCGTCTGGTGTCGTACGCCAACGAGGACCGGTCACCGGAGTGGGACGCCTACTGCTCCGGTGGCAAGAACTTCAACGGCTTCTACGGTCACGGGATCGTCGACGCCTTCGCAGCAGTCACCAAGCCGCTGCACCACCACTGA
- a CDS encoding siderophore-interacting protein, whose translation MSFKNAKKHTTLCVVDVVGTERISPNIIRVTLGGDQLQQLPNHGFDHWFRLFLPQEQGETSFDLPNRIDTIGYLKYLRIPSATRPHLRNYTVREFRPQDRELDIDFVVHGDEGIATRWVQRTKPGDTVALLDQGRGYDFEPDTTYHLLAGDETALPAIAGILRDLPREATGLALIEIPDPADAQPVDAPAGVQLRWLAREPGDQPGSVALAAVRAWTTDTPATVSAYFAGEQNLPTTARRHLVEAGVPKRRITFTGYWKLGQSH comes from the coding sequence ATGAGTTTCAAGAATGCCAAAAAGCACACCACGCTGTGTGTCGTGGACGTCGTCGGCACCGAACGGATCAGCCCGAACATCATCCGGGTGACCCTCGGCGGCGACCAGCTGCAGCAGCTGCCGAACCACGGCTTCGACCACTGGTTCCGGCTGTTCCTGCCACAGGAGCAGGGCGAGACCAGCTTCGACCTGCCCAACCGGATCGACACGATCGGCTACCTCAAGTACCTGCGGATACCGTCGGCGACCCGCCCGCACCTGCGTAACTACACCGTTCGCGAGTTCCGGCCGCAGGACCGCGAACTCGACATCGACTTCGTCGTGCACGGCGACGAGGGCATCGCCACCCGCTGGGTGCAGCGGACCAAGCCGGGCGACACCGTCGCCCTGCTGGACCAGGGGCGCGGCTACGACTTCGAGCCGGACACCACCTACCATCTGCTCGCCGGTGACGAGACCGCACTGCCGGCGATCGCCGGGATTCTGCGCGACCTGCCGCGCGAAGCCACCGGTCTGGCGCTGATCGAGATTCCCGACCCGGCCGACGCCCAGCCGGTCGACGCACCGGCGGGGGTGCAGCTGCGGTGGCTGGCCCGCGAACCCGGGGACCAACCGGGCTCGGTGGCGCTGGCGGCGGTGCGGGCGTGGACGACGGACACCCCGGCGACGGTGTCGGCGTACTTCGCCGGTGAGCAGAACCTGCCGACGACGGCCCGCCGGCATCTCGTCGAGGCGGGTGTGCCGAAGCGGCGGATCACCTTCACCGGGTACTGGAAGCTCGGTCAATCGCACTGA
- a CDS encoding rhodanese-like domain-containing protein — MSKTLAVPPAPATAAVAYFTAALAHQTDVSDVRADLAADVPGLVVVDARGIDAWRQGRLPGAVHLPHRDIAARATSLFPAGTAVVTYCWGPGCNGATRAALEFARLGYPVKEMIGGYEYWVREGFEVATDTGPRSLPVDALTAVADCGC; from the coding sequence ATGTCGAAGACTCTCGCCGTACCACCGGCACCGGCGACCGCCGCGGTCGCCTACTTCACCGCTGCGCTGGCCCACCAGACCGACGTGAGCGACGTGCGCGCGGACCTGGCCGCCGACGTGCCCGGCTTGGTCGTGGTCGACGCCCGTGGGATCGACGCGTGGCGGCAGGGCCGGCTGCCCGGCGCCGTGCACCTGCCGCATCGCGACATCGCCGCCCGGGCCACCAGCCTGTTCCCGGCCGGTACGGCGGTCGTCACCTACTGCTGGGGGCCGGGTTGCAACGGTGCAACCCGGGCGGCACTGGAGTTCGCCCGGCTCGGCTACCCCGTCAAGGAGATGATCGGCGGCTACGAGTACTGGGTGCGGGAAGGCTTCGAAGTGGCCACCGACACCGGGCCGCGTAGCCTGCCGGTCGACGCGCTGACCGCCGTCGCGGACTGCGGCTGTTAG
- a CDS encoding sugar ABC transporter permease, translating into MTSTIPPTTAPTARLGSGARIGIALALLLPALLALAWSYALPTLLAVRRSTTRDNLLAPPQDVGGANYQARLEQGFIGELGLALLLAVVPLVLALLVAPVLAALADRAGRRARLATRALLAVPVAGYAPVALLVGWRLDRIDPVSAVQQPAAALVALSAVSGAGLIVAVATTAFLGTLRGRRRPVDALPAAGVVGGLLLLGITATALQSFTAPLLISSATGRTPLAGSIAFAFARMELGLGSAGAVLLLGPLMLLGLAATALLLASRARIEVATADVDVPAQVQVPIGGDARTGGGGRPARIVLAVAGGVFVGLLLWGAWPWLRRSLRFTNDVAPFAAPDLSATLLWTWLPPLLSTVVAVGVAAVAGFAIGGLRPFGRFSELLLVPFAPWLFVGTGPLAIESYLRTRDLGQLDTFLGLVPPGWVSVPALFAFTLLFRGLEPRWRAGGGFGRTMIAPAAPMVVLAGLLTWLVGAGQVLWPWLVAQSPTTRPAPLEAFAQSAAGRVAADELALGAVLPLPLMLLFLAAFVGLQLGYLDRLAIRTGGRPGGGPAAD; encoded by the coding sequence ATGACCAGCACGATCCCGCCAACGACAGCGCCCACTGCCCGGCTCGGCAGCGGTGCCCGCATCGGCATCGCGCTGGCCCTGCTGCTTCCCGCGCTCCTCGCCCTGGCCTGGTCGTACGCGCTGCCCACCCTGCTGGCGGTACGACGGTCGACGACCCGGGACAACCTGCTCGCGCCGCCGCAGGACGTCGGCGGCGCCAACTACCAGGCCCGGCTCGAGCAGGGCTTCATCGGCGAACTCGGACTCGCCCTACTGCTCGCGGTCGTACCGCTGGTCCTCGCTCTGCTGGTCGCACCGGTGCTGGCGGCGCTCGCCGACCGGGCCGGGCGCCGGGCCCGGCTGGCCACCCGGGCGCTGCTCGCGGTGCCGGTCGCCGGGTACGCGCCAGTGGCCCTGCTCGTCGGCTGGCGTCTCGACCGCATCGACCCGGTCTCGGCGGTGCAGCAGCCGGCCGCGGCGCTGGTGGCGCTCAGCGCGGTCAGCGGCGCCGGGCTGATCGTCGCCGTCGCCACCACCGCCTTCCTCGGTACGCTGCGTGGTCGGCGCCGCCCGGTCGACGCCCTGCCGGCCGCCGGGGTCGTCGGCGGCCTGCTGCTGCTCGGGATCACCGCGACGGCGCTACAGAGCTTCACCGCGCCGCTGCTGATCAGCAGCGCGACGGGTCGCACCCCGCTGGCCGGTTCCATCGCGTTCGCCTTCGCCAGGATGGAGCTCGGCCTCGGTTCCGCGGGAGCGGTGCTGCTCCTCGGACCGCTGATGCTGCTCGGCCTGGCCGCCACCGCGCTGCTGCTGGCCAGCCGGGCCCGCATCGAGGTGGCCACCGCGGACGTCGATGTGCCGGCGCAGGTCCAGGTTCCCATCGGCGGCGACGCGCGAACCGGCGGCGGTGGCCGCCCGGCACGCATCGTGCTGGCGGTCGCCGGTGGCGTCTTCGTCGGGCTGCTGCTGTGGGGCGCCTGGCCGTGGCTACGGCGCAGCCTGCGGTTCACCAACGATGTCGCCCCGTTCGCGGCGCCGGACCTGTCCGCGACACTGCTCTGGACCTGGTTGCCGCCGCTGCTGTCGACGGTGGTCGCGGTCGGCGTCGCCGCGGTGGCCGGGTTCGCCATCGGCGGGCTGCGCCCGTTCGGCCGGTTCAGTGAGTTGCTGCTCGTCCCGTTCGCGCCGTGGTTGTTCGTCGGCACCGGTCCGCTGGCCATCGAGTCCTATCTGCGGACCCGTGACCTCGGCCAACTGGACACGTTCCTCGGTCTGGTGCCGCCGGGCTGGGTCAGCGTTCCGGCGCTGTTCGCCTTCACCCTGCTGTTTCGTGGGTTGGAGCCGCGTTGGCGGGCCGGCGGCGGGTTCGGCCGGACGATGATCGCCCCGGCCGCGCCGATGGTCGTCCTGGCCGGGTTGCTCACCTGGCTGGTCGGCGCGGGCCAGGTGCTCTGGCCGTGGCTGGTGGCGCAGAGCCCCACCACTCGCCCGGCGCCGCTGGAAGCGTTCGCGCAGAGCGCCGCCGGTCGGGTGGCGGCCGACGAGCTGGCGCTCGGCGCGGTGCTACCGCTGCCGCTGATGCTGTTGTTCCTGGCCGCGTTCGTCGGACTGCAGTTGGGTTACCTCGACCGGCTGGCGATCCGGACCGGTGGCCGACCCGGTGGCGGACCCGCCGCCGACTGA
- the yidD gene encoding membrane protein insertion efficiency factor YidD, translating to MLHRRSFRQPRQRRKRDKWGKGDTCEVLALGGRGAECCSGPGGCNIVPLLLTVAGTGTGVRTAAASQGAVPGRPGRPGRRERAALAAIGGYRRWISPRTAARCRFTPTCSAYGATAISRYGFAAGVRMISSRLARCRPGVPIGTADPVP from the coding sequence ATGCTGCATCGGAGATCGTTCCGGCAGCCGCGTCAGCGGCGTAAGCGGGACAAGTGGGGTAAGGGTGACACCTGCGAGGTGTTGGCGCTGGGCGGCCGGGGAGCGGAGTGCTGCAGTGGCCCGGGTGGCTGCAACATCGTTCCGCTGCTGCTGACCGTGGCCGGCACCGGCACCGGCGTGAGGACCGCTGCGGCCAGCCAGGGCGCCGTGCCGGGTCGGCCGGGTCGGCCGGGTCGCCGGGAGCGGGCCGCCCTGGCCGCCATCGGCGGCTACCGGCGGTGGATCTCGCCACGGACGGCGGCGCGGTGCCGGTTCACCCCGACCTGCAGCGCGTACGGGGCGACGGCGATCAGCCGGTACGGGTTCGCCGCCGGTGTGCGGATGATCTCCAGCCGGCTGGCCCGTTGCCGGCCGGGCGTGCCGATCGGCACCGCCGATCCGGTGCCGTGA